In Phaeobacter gallaeciensis DSM 26640, a genomic segment contains:
- the fliF gene encoding flagellar basal-body MS-ring/collar protein FliF — translation MQQIKNVWAGLDTRKRLIAVGATVIVILSVLAMSRVANTPTMQLLYAGLESGSAGDVVRALEQRGTEYEVRGGSIYVPASARDELRMTLASEGLPANGGRGYELLDSLSGFGTTSQMFDAAYWRAKEGELARTIVASPHVTQARVHIANTGSNPFQRTAEPTASVSVVPMGSPITPAQANAIRFLISSAVTGLAVENVAVIDANGALIGSPEAAAAVGAGTDDRSQSIRERVMRLVEARVGHGNAVVEVSVETVTDTESIREKRIDPESRVAISTDVEERSDSSQNQSGEVTVASNIPDGDAASGDGSKASTNATRERVNYEISETEKEILRGPGAIKRLTVAVLVNGVPTTTATGETVMEPRAEEELGALRELISAAVGFSEERGDVITLKSMEMPTVEPQGTVVSASIFDNIYLDAMSLIQMAALALVTLILGLFVIRPILSNQASVPALGAPTGDAMDELPALGGGGGFMANPNLGADLALDGEIENNETGQFEPMGGMGMGTGMGMGGMGDMGGLPALGGGDNPVDRLRSMIGERQEETVQILRGWLEENEERA, via the coding sequence GTGCAGCAGATCAAGAATGTCTGGGCAGGTTTGGACACGCGAAAGCGCCTGATTGCCGTGGGGGCCACGGTGATCGTGATTCTCAGCGTCCTGGCGATGTCCCGTGTGGCGAATACGCCCACGATGCAATTATTATATGCCGGGCTGGAAAGCGGCTCGGCTGGGGATGTGGTGCGCGCGCTCGAACAGCGCGGTACCGAATATGAAGTCCGCGGTGGATCCATTTATGTTCCAGCTTCGGCGCGCGATGAACTTCGCATGACATTGGCCAGCGAAGGTCTGCCAGCCAACGGCGGGCGCGGCTATGAGCTACTCGATTCGCTCAGCGGGTTTGGCACAACATCGCAAATGTTTGACGCCGCCTACTGGCGTGCAAAAGAAGGGGAACTGGCCCGTACCATCGTCGCTAGCCCCCATGTCACACAGGCTCGGGTCCATATCGCAAATACTGGCTCAAATCCGTTTCAGCGTACAGCTGAGCCGACGGCCTCTGTGTCGGTTGTGCCGATGGGATCCCCCATCACACCCGCGCAGGCCAATGCGATCCGATTTCTGATTTCCTCTGCTGTTACTGGCCTCGCTGTGGAAAATGTCGCTGTGATTGATGCCAATGGCGCGCTGATCGGTTCGCCCGAGGCTGCCGCCGCAGTTGGTGCCGGTACCGATGATCGCTCGCAATCGATTCGTGAACGGGTCATGCGGTTGGTCGAAGCGCGCGTTGGTCACGGCAATGCTGTGGTCGAGGTCAGCGTCGAAACCGTGACCGATACCGAATCCATTCGCGAAAAACGCATCGATCCCGAAAGCCGTGTGGCCATCAGCACCGATGTGGAAGAGCGCTCCGATTCTTCGCAGAACCAATCAGGTGAGGTGACGGTTGCGTCTAACATCCCAGATGGCGACGCCGCCTCTGGAGATGGCTCAAAAGCCAGTACCAATGCCACGCGCGAACGGGTCAACTATGAAATTTCCGAGACTGAGAAAGAGATCTTGCGTGGGCCCGGCGCGATCAAACGTCTGACCGTTGCGGTCTTGGTGAATGGTGTGCCGACCACCACCGCAACAGGTGAGACGGTGATGGAGCCGCGTGCCGAAGAGGAGCTCGGCGCCCTGCGTGAGCTGATCTCTGCGGCGGTCGGGTTCAGTGAGGAACGTGGAGACGTCATCACACTGAAATCTATGGAAATGCCTACGGTAGAGCCACAAGGCACCGTCGTCAGTGCCTCGATCTTCGACAATATCTATCTGGATGCGATGTCGCTGATCCAGATGGCTGCCCTTGCACTTGTCACTCTGATCCTCGGCCTCTTTGTTATTCGTCCCATTCTGTCGAATCAGGCCAGCGTCCCGGCACTTGGCGCGCCAACAGGTGATGCCATGGATGAACTGCCCGCACTTGGCGGCGGAGGTGGCTTCATGGCCAACCCCAACCTTGGTGCAGACCTCGCCCTTGATGGCGAGATCGAGAACAACGAAACCGGACAGTTCGAACCCATGGGCGGCATGGGCATGGGTACCGGTATGGGCATGGGCGGAATGGGGGATATGGGTGGCCTGCCAGCCCTTGGCGGCGGCGACAACCCCGTTGACCGTCTCCGCTCAATGATTGGTGAACGCCAGGAAGAGACGGTGCAGATCCTGCGCGGCTGGCTGGAAGAAAATGAGGAGAGAGCCTGA
- a CDS encoding flagellar basal body-associated FliL family protein: MTDAVVDTEQDAPAKKSKLPLIIGVVLALVGAGGGFFAVQSGLLPFGQSAAPEGVDATEVAPEGVDNGESAEDIANLAFIEMEPIVISLRKASGLKHLRFRSQLEVDLAHRAEVEKILPRVVDVLNSYLRALELEDLTDPMALPKLRAQMLRRINIAAGQGRVRDLLIMDFVLN; this comes from the coding sequence ATGACAGACGCTGTAGTAGACACAGAACAGGACGCCCCGGCCAAGAAGAGCAAGCTGCCCCTTATTATTGGGGTTGTCCTTGCGCTTGTTGGCGCCGGTGGGGGATTCTTCGCTGTCCAGTCAGGCCTTCTTCCCTTTGGTCAGAGCGCAGCCCCAGAAGGGGTGGATGCGACCGAAGTGGCGCCAGAAGGCGTGGACAATGGTGAGTCGGCGGAAGATATCGCCAATCTCGCTTTTATCGAAATGGAACCGATTGTGATCAGTTTGCGCAAGGCAAGTGGTCTAAAGCACCTTCGATTCCGCTCTCAGCTGGAGGTTGATCTCGCCCACCGGGCCGAGGTTGAGAAAATCCTCCCGCGGGTTGTCGATGTTCTCAACAGTTATCTCAGGGCACTGGAGCTGGAGGATCTGACCGATCCGATGGCCCTGCCCAAACTGCGCGCACAGATGCTGCGGCGGATCAATATTGCAGCTGGCCAGGGCCGGGTGCGGGATCTGCTGATTATGGACTTCGTATTGAACTAG
- a CDS encoding MotE family protein, with protein MANIANTKATPAKPKKATRIKRTRSGALMMLALLLMGSAIVRLGLEAGPAIAREVANLQDESTLKEEPKGTLNGQSMPSSAELQNMLAAFQEREAALSAREAEIEDRMKALEIADDAIEQKLVALEQAEEELKSTLALADGATEADLTRLTSVYEQMKPKESSALFEEMDPAFAAGFLARMRPEAAAGIMAGLSPQAAYTISVVLAGRNGSVPKE; from the coding sequence ATGGCCAATATAGCAAATACAAAAGCCACCCCTGCGAAGCCGAAAAAGGCGACGCGTATCAAGCGGACGCGCAGTGGTGCTCTCATGATGCTGGCCCTGCTGTTGATGGGATCGGCAATTGTGCGCCTCGGCCTGGAAGCTGGCCCAGCCATCGCGCGTGAAGTTGCAAATCTGCAGGACGAATCGACCCTGAAAGAAGAGCCGAAAGGCACGCTGAATGGTCAGTCGATGCCCTCTTCTGCCGAATTGCAGAATATGCTGGCAGCCTTTCAGGAACGTGAAGCGGCCCTATCCGCCCGTGAGGCCGAGATTGAAGACCGTATGAAAGCGCTTGAGATCGCAGATGATGCGATTGAGCAGAAACTGGTGGCTCTTGAGCAGGCCGAGGAAGAGCTGAAATCGACGCTTGCCCTTGCTGACGGCGCGACCGAAGCGGATCTGACGCGGCTGACATCGGTTTACGAACAGATGAAACCAAAAGAATCGTCTGCCCTTTTTGAGGAGATGGATCCTGCCTTTGCAGCGGGCTTCCTTGCGCGCATGCGCCCCGAGGCAGCAGCCGGCATCATGGCAGGGCTTAGCCCGCAGGCGGCCTATACAATCAGCGTGGTCCTGGCGGGTCGCAATGGGTCTGTTCCAAAGGAGTAA
- the motA gene encoding flagellar motor stator protein MotA — MLGIVGIVVIFVMVFGGYLLAGGKFAIIIKALPFEFMMIGGAGVGAFLISNDMGGVKHTLKDVGKVFKGPKWKPDDYRDLLCLLFSLIRIARANPVEVEQHIEDPENSSVFNRYPKILADKEAVNLISDTMRSASMNYDDPHQVEEVLEKRIEANLHHALHSSHALQSLADGLPALGIVAAVLGIIKTMGSIDQPPEVLGKLIGGALVGTFLGVFLAYGLVGPFAGKVKSVVEEDAHFYSLIREVLVANLHNHAAAICIEVGRQNTPSHIRPGFSELEDALKSVKQDAA; from the coding sequence ATGCTCGGTATTGTAGGCATCGTGGTTATCTTTGTCATGGTGTTCGGGGGATATCTCCTCGCAGGTGGCAAGTTTGCGATCATCATCAAAGCTCTGCCATTCGAATTCATGATGATTGGTGGAGCGGGTGTTGGCGCCTTTCTGATCAGCAATGATATGGGCGGCGTTAAACATACGCTGAAAGACGTCGGTAAGGTATTCAAAGGGCCCAAATGGAAGCCCGATGACTACCGAGATCTTCTATGCCTGCTCTTCTCTCTGATTAGGATCGCAAGGGCGAACCCGGTTGAGGTCGAACAGCACATCGAAGACCCGGAAAACTCATCTGTTTTCAATCGCTACCCGAAAATCCTTGCAGATAAGGAGGCGGTAAATCTGATCAGTGACACCATGCGGTCAGCTTCGATGAACTATGATGACCCGCATCAGGTTGAGGAAGTTCTGGAAAAGCGGATTGAGGCGAACCTGCACCATGCCCTGCACTCCAGCCATGCGCTGCAATCGCTTGCCGACGGTCTTCCGGCGCTGGGCATTGTTGCGGCTGTTCTCGGCATCATCAAAACGATGGGATCAATTGACCAGCCGCCAGAAGTTCTGGGTAAGCTGATCGGTGGTGCTCTTGTTGGGACATTCCTGGGTGTTTTCCTGGCCTATGGTCTGGTCGGCCCCTTCGCAGGCAAGGTGAAGTCAGTTGTCGAAGAGGACGCACATTTCTATTCGCTCATCCGCGAAGTTCTGGTGGCCAACCTGCACAATCACGCAGCAGCGATCTGTATCGAAGTGGGGCGTCAGAATACCCCATCCCACATCCGCCCTGGGTTTTCTGAACTGGAAGATGCCTTGAAATCGGTGAAACAGGACGCAGCATGA
- a CDS encoding transglycosylase SLT domain-containing protein, translating into MPKSSYYFRQQRRCVRCAGSLPKWSVLLVAVFGLLGLLIPQKIYAASPQVSALCDLAARRAARDQGVPLDVLRAITRTETGRGGKQGLQPWPWTVNMEGAGKWFQTEDEARAYVFSHFKRGARSFDVGCFQINFKWHGQAFDSIDQMFDPLANAQYAAQFLRELHDEFGDWSQAAGAYHSRTPTYANRYTARFDRVRADLKPVETVAALPVERNRATFTAPQPLAMLHNPSPLITQGGAPSGAARLGSLVPLTGGGTSAQALIILK; encoded by the coding sequence ATGCCGAAATCGAGCTATTATTTCCGACAACAGCGGCGGTGTGTCCGCTGCGCAGGCAGTTTGCCGAAGTGGTCCGTGCTGCTTGTCGCAGTATTTGGCCTTTTGGGGCTGCTTATTCCTCAGAAAATATACGCGGCTTCGCCGCAGGTATCGGCGCTATGTGATCTTGCCGCGCGACGGGCCGCACGTGATCAGGGCGTTCCGCTGGACGTGTTGCGTGCCATCACCAGAACGGAGACCGGCCGCGGCGGCAAGCAAGGGCTCCAGCCGTGGCCCTGGACCGTCAATATGGAAGGTGCCGGCAAGTGGTTTCAGACAGAAGATGAGGCTCGGGCCTATGTCTTCTCCCACTTCAAACGCGGTGCGCGGAGCTTTGACGTCGGGTGTTTCCAGATCAATTTCAAATGGCATGGTCAAGCTTTTGACTCGATTGACCAGATGTTCGACCCGCTTGCGAATGCGCAATATGCGGCGCAGTTCTTGCGCGAACTGCACGATGAATTTGGTGACTGGTCGCAGGCTGCCGGCGCCTACCACTCGCGCACACCCACCTATGCAAACCGCTATACTGCGCGTTTTGACAGGGTGCGCGCGGACCTAAAGCCGGTAGAGACAGTCGCGGCGCTACCGGTCGAGCGAAACCGGGCTACGTTCACCGCCCCACAACCCCTCGCCATGCTTCACAATCCATCGCCGCTGATCACTCAGGGTGGGGCACCGTCCGGTGCTGCCCGCCTGGGATCTCTGGTTCCATTAACCGGCGGCGGCACTTCGGCGCAAGCGCTCATCATACTGAAATAA
- the flhA gene encoding flagellar biosynthesis protein FlhA — MQKLFSPTVLLALALMAIIVMMILPMPAWVLDVGLAASFGLAILIFTITLFIERPLDFSSFPTILLASLMLRLSLNVSSTKLIIGQGHTGTDAAGGVIEGFAQFVMGGSVFLGLVVFGVLLIVNFMVITKGAARMAEVGARFALDGMPGKQLAIDSDMSAGAIDHATARDRRETEQRETTFFGSLDGASKFVKGDAIAGLLITLLNLIMGLIMGVLVHGMPVVSAFETYAILTVGDGLVSQIPSVIISIAAALLLARGGATGSTDIALADQLGKHPAALATVAILMGLFALVPGLPFIPFMVGAGVLGYSAYRMSKNLKDREEAEMEEQIEEVMEPKENRALGDILDLDDLHLEFAPDLVSMVLDAGTGLDARIANMRTHVATTFGLILPEIRLTDEPELMTGTYVIKIQGVEQVRGILHPEMVLALMPDNHDALPPGTDVTEPVYGAPARWISSKAQEDAALSGATIVTAPEILATHLLEVIKQNFPRLLTLKSLRRLLNEMTELTDEFRAEANRKLLDELVPDKVPIDTLHTVLRLLLEERVSIRNMPLILESIAEARLHTPQPETICEHVRQRLGFQLVGEMKREDGTIPLIQLAPEWEETFSTYQIDAQGGAVDIALPPEQFNRLAEGLSERLNTTTEQGVFAAVVTSTRRRRYLRTILKSRGILNPVLSFEEIGLEARPALVGMVPA, encoded by the coding sequence ATGCAAAAACTGTTCAGCCCAACTGTGCTGCTGGCGCTCGCGCTGATGGCGATCATCGTTATGATGATCCTGCCGATGCCGGCCTGGGTTCTGGACGTTGGCTTGGCGGCCTCGTTTGGTCTGGCGATCCTGATCTTCACGATTACCTTATTCATTGAGCGCCCGCTGGATTTCTCGTCCTTCCCGACCATTTTGCTGGCCTCGCTAATGCTACGCCTCTCGCTCAATGTGTCGTCGACGAAACTGATCATCGGTCAGGGACACACCGGTACCGATGCCGCTGGCGGCGTGATCGAAGGATTTGCCCAGTTTGTGATGGGCGGAAGCGTCTTCCTGGGTCTCGTAGTCTTTGGCGTGTTGTTGATCGTGAACTTCATGGTCATCACCAAAGGTGCGGCGCGGATGGCAGAGGTCGGTGCCCGCTTTGCTCTGGACGGGATGCCGGGCAAACAGCTGGCCATCGACAGTGATATGTCCGCAGGGGCGATTGACCATGCAACTGCGCGTGACCGCCGCGAGACGGAACAGCGTGAGACGACGTTCTTCGGGTCTCTGGATGGGGCGTCCAAATTTGTAAAAGGCGACGCGATTGCCGGCCTGTTGATCACCCTCTTGAACCTGATCATGGGCTTGATCATGGGTGTGCTTGTTCATGGCATGCCGGTAGTATCCGCTTTTGAAACCTATGCCATCCTGACCGTTGGTGACGGTCTGGTTTCGCAGATCCCATCGGTCATTATTTCGATCGCGGCTGCTCTGCTGCTGGCACGTGGCGGGGCAACAGGGTCGACGGATATCGCGCTGGCCGACCAGCTAGGTAAACACCCGGCTGCCCTAGCGACCGTGGCCATTCTCATGGGTTTGTTCGCGCTGGTTCCCGGTCTTCCGTTTATCCCCTTCATGGTTGGGGCTGGTGTGCTTGGCTATTCCGCCTACCGGATGAGCAAAAACCTGAAGGACCGCGAAGAGGCGGAGATGGAAGAGCAGATCGAAGAGGTCATGGAGCCCAAGGAAAACCGGGCTCTTGGTGACATCCTCGATCTGGATGACCTGCATCTGGAATTTGCGCCCGATCTGGTGAGCATGGTGCTGGACGCAGGGACCGGTCTGGATGCCCGTATCGCCAACATGCGAACACATGTGGCCACGACATTCGGGCTGATCCTGCCTGAAATCCGCCTGACGGATGAGCCGGAACTGATGACAGGTACTTATGTGATCAAGATTCAGGGTGTCGAACAGGTGCGTGGCATCCTGCATCCGGAAATGGTTCTAGCCCTGATGCCGGACAATCATGATGCCCTGCCGCCGGGCACGGATGTCACCGAACCGGTCTATGGCGCCCCGGCGCGCTGGATTTCCTCAAAAGCGCAGGAAGATGCTGCGCTTTCGGGGGCGACAATTGTGACGGCGCCAGAGATATTGGCGACGCATCTGCTGGAGGTGATCAAACAGAACTTCCCCCGCCTGCTGACACTGAAATCCCTCCGTCGCCTGTTGAATGAGATGACGGAGCTGACCGATGAGTTCCGTGCGGAAGCCAATCGAAAGCTGCTGGATGAGCTGGTTCCGGACAAGGTTCCGATTGATACACTGCATACGGTGCTGCGGCTGCTGCTGGAGGAGCGGGTATCAATCCGCAATATGCCTCTCATTCTTGAGTCGATTGCCGAGGCCCGCCTGCATACTCCGCAGCCGGAGACTATCTGCGAACATGTGCGTCAGCGGCTGGGCTTCCAGTTGGTTGGTGAGATGAAACGCGAAGATGGCACCATTCCGTTGATCCAGCTAGCGCCTGAGTGGGAGGAGACATTCTCCACCTACCAGATCGACGCCCAGGGCGGTGCCGTCGATATTGCGCTGCCGCCGGAACAGTTCAACCGGCTGGCCGAAGGGCTGAGTGAGCGGCTGAATACCACCACGGAACAGGGCGTATTTGCAGCGGTTGTGACCTCAACCCGGCGCCGTCGATATCTGCGGACAATCCTCAAATCGCGTGGCATCCTTAACCCGGTCCTATCATTCGAGGAGATCGGGCTTGAAGCGAGACCGGCGCTCGTTGGTATGGTTCCCGCATGA
- a CDS encoding flagellar biosynthetic protein FliR, with translation MNLDFLPPELVALLGAGFWHGAIVFLRIGAMVSVLPAFGEKYVPTRIKLAISLAFTFIVAPALPILPPPDSPLHYGSLALSEAVVGLALGMAIRMFVHAIQIAGTIAAQSTSLAQVLGGIGAEPMPAIGAVLLISGLALAVMLGLHIRVAEFMIYSYMMFPVGEFPSASGLSDWGVHRVSRSFAMGFSLAAPFLIGSMVYNLTLGVINRAMPALMVAFVGAPVVTFGGLAILMVASPMILDIWSTALMGFFANPGEGMP, from the coding sequence ATGAATCTGGACTTTCTGCCACCTGAGCTGGTCGCCCTTCTGGGCGCCGGCTTTTGGCATGGGGCCATCGTTTTCCTGCGGATTGGGGCGATGGTTTCGGTGTTGCCCGCCTTTGGCGAAAAATATGTGCCGACGCGGATCAAGCTGGCAATTTCTCTGGCGTTCACGTTTATCGTGGCGCCGGCCTTGCCGATCCTTCCGCCGCCGGACAGCCCACTACATTATGGAAGCCTCGCACTCAGCGAAGCGGTTGTTGGTCTGGCGCTGGGAATGGCGATCCGTATGTTCGTTCATGCCATTCAGATTGCCGGTACCATTGCCGCGCAATCGACCTCGCTGGCGCAGGTGTTGGGAGGTATCGGCGCCGAGCCCATGCCCGCTATCGGTGCGGTCCTGCTGATCTCTGGCCTGGCGCTGGCCGTGATGTTGGGTCTGCACATCCGGGTGGCTGAGTTCATGATCTACAGCTACATGATGTTTCCGGTGGGTGAGTTCCCGAGCGCTTCTGGGTTGTCGGACTGGGGCGTGCACCGGGTGTCGCGCAGTTTTGCAATGGGCTTTTCGCTGGCAGCACCATTCCTGATCGGTTCGATGGTCTATAACCTGACACTTGGCGTCATCAACCGCGCGATGCCTGCGCTGATGGTGGCCTTTGTGGGTGCTCCTGTTGTGACCTTCGGAGGTCTCGCAATTCTGATGGTGGCCAGCCCGATGATTTTGGATATCTGGAGCACGGCACTTATGGGGTTCTTCGCCAATCCGGGGGAGGGGATGCCATGA
- the flhB gene encoding flagellar type III secretion system protein FlhB encodes MSDDDSDKSYEPTPQKLEKARKKGEVPKSTDLNVAASYLGLIIAIYVSGADVVEELGTVLMSFLDQPDRLADLFFGGAGTVPVGGIFMAVGTSSLPIFIVPMAAVLLSIIAQRALVFAPSKLEPKLSKISIISNAKNKFGRSGLFEFFKSTVKLVLYSVCMGVYLNYRLPDMIASSATGAFVVVMMMAQLALEFLILALIIALGIGVIDASFQQAEHNRKNMMSRQEIMDESKESEGDPHLKGARRQKAHEIAMGQGVADVAEADVVIVNPTHYAVALKWDRAPGQAPICVAKGVDEVAAVIREVANENGVPIHSDPPTARALHAAVDIGEEIHEEHFAPVAAAIRFAEKMRQRAKGMV; translated from the coding sequence ATGAGCGACGATGATTCAGACAAGTCATATGAGCCAACACCGCAGAAACTGGAGAAAGCGCGTAAGAAGGGGGAGGTTCCAAAGTCGACGGACCTCAACGTGGCGGCATCCTATCTTGGCCTGATTATCGCCATCTATGTATCAGGCGCGGATGTGGTTGAAGAGCTGGGGACGGTATTAATGTCGTTCTTAGACCAGCCCGACCGTTTGGCTGATTTGTTCTTCGGTGGCGCGGGGACCGTGCCGGTTGGTGGGATATTTATGGCGGTCGGCACATCCAGCCTGCCAATATTTATTGTCCCAATGGCCGCTGTCCTGCTGTCGATCATCGCACAGCGCGCGCTGGTCTTTGCTCCGAGTAAGCTGGAACCAAAACTCTCAAAAATTTCGATCATTTCGAACGCCAAGAACAAATTCGGGCGTTCGGGGCTGTTTGAGTTTTTCAAAAGCACGGTCAAGCTGGTGCTTTATTCAGTCTGTATGGGCGTGTACCTCAATTATCGGTTGCCGGATATGATTGCCTCTTCGGCTACCGGGGCGTTTGTTGTTGTGATGATGATGGCGCAACTGGCGCTGGAATTTCTGATCCTGGCGTTAATCATTGCGCTTGGTATCGGGGTGATTGATGCGTCCTTTCAGCAGGCAGAGCACAATCGCAAAAACATGATGTCTCGTCAGGAGATCATGGACGAAAGCAAAGAATCAGAAGGTGATCCGCATCTGAAGGGCGCGCGCCGTCAAAAGGCACATGAAATCGCTATGGGCCAAGGGGTTGCCGACGTGGCTGAGGCTGATGTGGTGATCGTCAACCCGACACATTACGCTGTTGCGCTCAAGTGGGATCGCGCGCCGGGGCAGGCCCCTATTTGCGTCGCCAAGGGTGTCGACGAGGTTGCGGCAGTTATCCGCGAAGTCGCCAATGAGAATGGGGTTCCGATCCACAGTGACCCGCCCACCGCGCGTGCATTGCATGCGGCGGTCGATATCGGTGAGGAAATTCACGAAGAACATTTTGCACCTGTTGCTGCCGCCATCCGCTTTGCGGAAAAAATGCGTCAACGGGCCAAGGGGATGGTGTGA
- a CDS encoding flagellar basal body-associated FliL family protein codes for MLSKLLPVILLLVGTAGGIGAGVMLAPAPAPEEHAEDSGEHAEEITPELPGEEEEQREYIKMANQFVVPVVEREQLSSLVVISLSLETKAGMNEKIHAYEPKLRDVFLQVLFDHANMGGFRGAFTRSDMLTPLRTALREAAQKQLGKDIYDVLIVEMSRQDV; via the coding sequence ATGTTGTCAAAACTACTGCCCGTCATTCTGCTCCTTGTTGGGACCGCCGGTGGGATCGGCGCCGGTGTCATGCTGGCCCCGGCCCCCGCCCCGGAAGAGCACGCCGAGGACAGCGGCGAGCACGCCGAAGAAATTACCCCTGAACTGCCGGGCGAAGAGGAAGAGCAGCGCGAATACATCAAGATGGCGAACCAATTCGTCGTTCCAGTTGTCGAGCGTGAACAGCTCTCCTCTCTGGTGGTGATCTCTCTCAGCCTGGAAACCAAGGCCGGGATGAACGAGAAAATCCACGCCTACGAGCCGAAGCTGCGGGATGTCTTCCTGCAGGTGCTGTTCGATCACGCCAACATGGGCGGTTTTCGTGGCGCTTTCACCCGCTCCGACATGTTGACGCCCTTGCGAACTGCCCTGCGCGAAGCTGCGCAGAAGCAACTGGGCAAGGATATTTATGATGTGCTGATCGTGGAAATGTCACGACAAGACGTCTGA
- the flgH gene encoding flagellar basal body L-ring protein FlgH: protein MKNRTLLANSALAAMITLSACGRLDHVGKPPTFSPANESPEHVAMLFQGLPVNTQTQRPVDQASLWSGSRQSLLGDRRATKQGDILTVVIEIDEEAEISNDTKRSRSGSESLAVPQLLGLPQRLDRKLPEGASMADAVDIGSSSSSGGKGSVKRSEKLELRVAATVVDVLPNGVLSISGTQELRVNFEMRELLVTGYVRPDDISRQNEITYDKIASARVSYGGRGQITDVQQPRYGQQVLDVILPF from the coding sequence ATGAAAAATAGAACCCTTTTGGCGAATTCGGCCCTTGCGGCTATGATCACGCTGAGCGCCTGCGGACGGCTGGATCATGTTGGCAAACCACCGACGTTCAGCCCCGCAAATGAATCTCCTGAACATGTTGCCATGCTGTTTCAGGGCTTGCCTGTAAACACGCAGACCCAACGCCCGGTTGATCAAGCATCACTGTGGAGCGGGTCGCGCCAGTCACTGCTGGGAGATCGCCGGGCAACCAAACAGGGTGACATCCTGACCGTCGTCATCGAAATCGATGAAGAGGCCGAAATCTCCAACGACACCAAGCGGTCGCGCTCCGGCTCCGAAAGTTTGGCGGTTCCGCAACTGCTCGGCCTGCCCCAGCGATTGGATCGGAAACTGCCCGAAGGGGCGTCAATGGCCGATGCCGTTGATATCGGCAGCAGCAGCAGCTCCGGCGGCAAAGGCTCTGTAAAGCGCAGCGAGAAACTGGAACTGCGGGTCGCCGCAACAGTGGTGGATGTGCTGCCGAATGGTGTGCTGTCGATCAGCGGCACACAAGAGCTGCGCGTCAACTTCGAGATGCGCGAATTGCTGGTGACAGGCTACGTGCGCCCTGACGATATCAGCCGCCAGAACGAGATCACCTATGACAAGATCGCCTCCGCGCGGGTCTCATACGGTGGCCGTGGCCAGATCACAGATGTTCAACAACCCCGTTACGGCCAGCAAGTGCTGGACGTGATCCTGCCATTCTGA